The segment AAGTTAGGTACCATAACGCAGATTTAAtggtaaattataatttataggtCAAGTATGCAACACTTATGTATAAAACTATTTAcgtattttaatttcaaattcaaattccaaAAATGTATTCTGCAAGTAGGCCTCAAGGGCTCTTTCACAagtcaataatatttaattttaagcttAAATAGGCATTGGCAATTGGTATAAGCAATGACCAATAGATATAATGACCGCTTTTTGGTAAAATGTTCGGTAAAGTTCATAACTTAACAGTATGAGAGTATGAGGGTAATGTAATGGTTTTCTGCACCTTTACTGCTATTTGATGGATATTTGTAAGATATCCGAGAGTTAAATAAAACGGGAACAATAAGCACAAACGTATTTCATATATTGATGTAAGTCAAGAAGTGACGTGACAACACATGTCAGTAAGAACAGAAAAATAAAACCTATCTAATGAGGTTGCGTTCTTAATCTCCAATCTCCAACACTATTCCTTAAGGAATAGTAGTATCAGGGTGGGTTGCACCAAGAGTTGAGCCGTTCCCAATAATacaaatttccccatacaaaatggggaatgttaccgggaacggcacaactctagttgcaccaaattgttttgtaattgtcattgttaaagagttcgcaaaattttattgtatggaaaatttCATATTAAACCGCcgcagtctgtcaagtgcggatggtgcaactggcactaagtgtAGTTTCGCTGTTAACAGCACTtattcttttataatttttatattataccacagaataaataatagtacagttAGTACATAATAGTGctgccgtacagaaaggaaacctcCTATAAatccgaagtttgacagcggttcagggtagaatcatgctgtccctttctaaattatggcactatccctttcggctatttagtgttgtcaaaattcaagtcattatcttatctgtggtcttgtacgcaaagggacgtcaagttgtgtcaaccctaataattgctcggagcaatgctgagtcGAACGTAGCCGAGTTTGCTCGAAGCGAGGAGTTTAGCACCCCTGATTATACTTATAGCCTAGGTATACCGATGGCAGGTTTGTTTCCGAAACTTCTACTTTACTCCTAGCGGCTCGTCCGGCTCGAGAGTTTCTAGTCATTCTAGACACGTTGATTACATGATTATACATGATCATGGCGTAGGGTCATTGTTAGCAAGGACTGTTCCTTTCCTGCGGATAACATCAAGGTACGTTTTACTGACACGTGCATTTTTATTGCCCAGTGTTTTTCCgataatatgtaaaattaaaacGTGCATGAATatgataataacaataacaaatcaaCTGACATTgttattcatttatattttaatatattagtCTAAAAACTCTAAAACATAGAGTCATTATAAATAGTGTTTTTGTCTACCACATTGCTCGATCGTAATAAAGGGTATTGAATTAGAAAATAagaattacttatttaaatttttaattttcaaagaTACGAAAGATAAGAAGAGaaaataagataattatgtTACGTAACTCGATAACATCAATACAAAACACGAACTTTTCctcataaacaaaaacaaacaaaaccttAGCAAGAACAACATCCGTCTACGCGTCGAATTTTAGGAATCAACCCATTTTATATGTTTACGGAAAAACCACGACGAGGCGCAATCTATGGCCAATGCAGCCATGCGGGTTTTTGAGACTGACAGTTTTGTTtatcacattattatttttacgtagAACAAAAATGTTTGcttaaatttattgtaatttttaaaaacaaattctCCTATATAACTTTAATGAATTAAATATCGCTTTGACAATTAGTCCTGGCGTGGTTAGATAGATTCCGGTGAGAAGTTCGTTCGCTTATTTTATATCTGAACGCGACTAATATCAACCGATTTGTATATGATAATTACTTTATTTGTTGTATTTTATATGCAACGTTAAATCTTTATCAGTCCTTTGACTGAAACGACAACAATTTTGGAAATATGCCAGGCTATATATTTCAGTTGCTTACCGGACGCTGGCGAGGGTCTGATTCGATCGAACCAGTATTGATGTGTCTTCAAAATTCATCTGCAAGCAACCATTACTTGACACTGGTTTTCCTCAGACGAGCGTTCGCTCTGTGGTCGGTACGTGTTAAGAACAGCAGAGCTTCCGACCACGGTCGATGTCTATAACGGGAAGTTGGACAAAAAGCCAGCAAAATCCGACAATTTCCAACGGCCTCTCACTTCAAAGGACCGCACCGGAACGTGGGCATGTTTAATTCAGTAGGATAGCGCCGTTAACGATAACCTTGATAAGTCGGCCTATGAAAATAGTCACGTACCAAAAGTTCGTTAGGCCCTATGAGTAAGACGGCTTAAAGCGTTTAAGTTTACAAGGCACTAGTCTTTATAAATACCACTTTAACTTGTTAAAATCGTTTATCGGTATCCGTTTTTACTATACagtacattttaataattacctaaataaattaattttattttacacagtGACGCATTTTTTATCGCAATGACGCATATTTGTTAAAAAGGCGTCTATTGATTACGCTTTTAATATTGGTTCAGTAAAGGTCCTACCACGCCTAGATTTGCAGCGTATTTCACAAAGCCAATCGTCTTATGCGTTGCAATTCTGCCATATGCCAATTCAGTTAAAAAAAAGGCATCTTTCCAGTGGGACAAATTTGCCACGTTTGCGTTGCTGACCCtttaaaacctgtacactccttttttgaagaaccccatactgtagcccctcggaaaTATCTTTACTTCAAAATCACATTTCAAGCTGGTGTTGGTGTGTAGCCGATtccttatacatattattaggaTTCCGTCAACACTCAAAAAATAAGGtggttttgttttgtattagttcCTTGTTCGGCTTGTTTCCCAGTCCCAGTTTTGACCGCGTAGTAGGTAGGCTACTTACAAACTAGCGGTAGACTAATCTGTCTAAATGAGATGCTTCCGTAAGAGAGCTGTCTTGTTACATGTATTAATATGGTCGTATATTGTAGCTAGGTATTGCATTACAATGCTGACTAAAAATAATCAGGATTGATACTACGAATTCCTCCCTCTATCGACCTCTGGTTTGGTTTTTCAATAAATGCATTTGacagatttttagggttccgtacctcaaaaggaaaaaacggaacccttataggatcactcgtgcgtctgtctgtctgtctgtctgtccgtctgtctgtccgtctgtcatagcctattttctccaaaactactggaccaattaagttgaaatttggtacacatatgtaagtttgtgacccaaagatggacatgtaacgtaaacaaattaattttaaacacgggagccacttttggggggtaaatgagaaaattaaaaaataaagtttgtcaaactatatcgtgttacatatcatatgaaagagctcattgagagaatctcaaacatattttttatataattttaggacaaacagtttagaagttattcaagaaaataggcaaaaaattaccattccccccctttatctccgaaactactgggccaaaaattttgaaaaaaatgcacaaaatagatctttacctatagattaagctattagaaatgtgcagtcaagcgtgagtcggacttaattacttagtttttgatccgtaggggttttaaagacatttcacataaaaatacattgtttaaattgtgtaatgtacggaacccttggaacgcgagtccgactcgcacttggccggtttttttatcaatattattataatttcccTCAGCTGGGCAGTGTGGTTTAGACGAGTAGAATTTACATGACCCACACATATATGTGTCCCGTAGGGGCTGCAGTAGGTACCTCTATTATTGAAGAACTGGTCTTAAGATAGGTGTATCTATACCAACGAAAGTACATTTTTCAACTTCACTGTAAGAGAAAAAAATACTGcattaaacatgtttttttctCGATCGGTATCCGAATGTTAATGAACGTCCCTGATCTAAAAACGTTCTATTTAACTGTCCACTTACTATTTCTTAGACTTGTCACCGGGTTTTAGCTGTGTTAACTGTCTGCTCAGTTAAAAACAATGTCGTAATTCAactgttttaagttttttttatttctttttgtaaCTAGATCAAAAAAATCTAATGCATGCAGTCATGTGAATCTTGTACCCTTATAGCACCAATACCGCACCAAGTCTTTTCTATGTACCGAAGACAACCTTTTTTATGAGGCGGGCAGGCCAAGACATTAATTGGGTAATTTCGCCCGATCGCCGTCGATATTAATGGCTGTACACAGTCGTTTTTCTAACGTTCTAACACTAACCACAAGTGAATAAAACTAAGATTAATGTTCTTGCGCACCATGAGACGTTAAACGAGGTCTGTTTCTAATGCTTTAGATTTTTCCGCAATTGTTCAACAACATCAATAACTGTATCTTATTTCtatttgtagttttattgtCTATTTTACATGAGTATAATATAGGATAAAGACAAGATTTAAACACCTTCCAAACAATTATTAATCCAAGCGTCATCtatttagtttttatcaatttttcTATATGAATACAACATTCTCATTCGGTGTGAGGTAATTGTGGCTCTTCAAGCGGTTTGATCCGAAATCTTCTTAGCCGTGAAAAATCCGCCAGATATTAGccaaaagatatattattaccaCGCTGAAACATGTaatataattagtaaaaatTGCAATGAtctttttaaagtgaaacttttactCTATCTCAAAGTTTTTGGTCTCTTTATTTAGCAtgactttatttctagtacatAGAATTGATAGTCTTTAAAGTAAGCTTCATTATTGCACTAAGGTTACAATAATTAATTCACGAAAGctgatatttataaaatgttaaggacagtagaccttattaaccttaaatacggtgagGTTAATACGTCAAACTCTCTCTATCTGTTAAATTCTacggtgaatggcaaatagtcataCCATAATATGAAGTTTACAGTCACATACTCACATACGatttttgttttcgaacgtcACTGACGTCACGATTTCGCGAAACAATTCCCAACGGTTGGCTACTCGCAAGCGTGTAGACATCTCGAAAACCCAGTGTAACAtgaacgtgaccgtgagatccgtaacaacctatgcgtaatcggagagcttacttagaCCAATTTCTTTAGTCCTTGACTCGCGTATGAAAAGTAagcgatattaataatttataacagCGCTATTCCgtgttgagtagctgaattacatTGGCGTTGGGTGAGCTTTTGTAAGATAATTAAAGaggatatttattaagttagATTAAAAACGCGAATTTTAATACCCTAAATCGAATAATTTTCCGAAatttttcagttaaatgcctacaaccCGAAAAAAATTTCACTtacatcgtggtttcataaaaccacacaattacctttttttatttgagttaAGTTTCCAACTACAGATCATGCCTCAAGGCTCAGTTAAAGTTCCGACTAAAGTTTACTATATAATTAGATTTTCTCCGCCCAAATAGACTTGTGTAGAACATGCTAACTTTGCTAAGTGGATGCCTAAGATTCGTTAAAATTAGCATAACGTTACTCATAAAAATCTGTCCGATTTGAACATGAATACGCGTGTACTCTTTAGTGTTgttagtaggtattttacaaGTTCATCGAAAAAACCTCAATGGTTAGGAAAACCTGCTACAATGTGGTTTCACCCGTCTGCTCTTTGACACCAACTAATAGTTTTAGACTCCAATAACAAGGAAACGACTATCATTTAAGTGTCCAAGTCCAAGCTAAAGTTAATACGCATATGCAATTGAACCGTCTAGTGGAGTCTAAGACTTAGAGagcactgcgattaatttcttgcggtttcggtctaatttcttgcggtttcagtcttttaactgcgtgcgcttatgaagcatgccgtacgttacacttAAATATAATCTCAGTGCGTTCTCAGCCTAAGTAGGGACACTAAAATGAGGGCCGACAGGTAGTTAGTACTAGACCGATGATATCGCCGCAGTGTACTGTGCACCGCGGTGTTTGGAAGAAATGGTTGCAAAGAGGCCAGGACTGTTCAGACAGCCATTGGCTTGCAAATGAGGAGCTCCAATTGATGATGAAATGGTGATGATGAAGTAGGAATGAAAAATGGGACTTAAGTTAAAAGACCGTCACGCGTATTTTTGGATCCTTCATACCCAGTAAGAAGATAGTCTCGCAAATGTGCCAACTTAAATTCCCACGTCGTAGTTATTTTTTACGCTTAAAATCAGTCTACTTGTGTAACAAGCGCTAACAGGTGCGAAATCAAAACTTGTTACATGAAACACGCCATAATTATGTATCCACAGTTGTTCCGTAATTGTTTATCCCGCCGGCGTCTGTCATTTCCCGACACTGCTACACCTGGCACAAATCCTAACATGCGTTAgctgattaaaataataaccgtttgtattaagacgattctcgctgatttggccttgagcgtctcagcgtctctgtacccgcaccccgctcactgcgatcgtacgtgaatttcgtctcggtgcggcgactgcggcggaacgaggttcaaagaataacctacagcccagaggcgcgcggcatttggcgctatacctcgtatttgtgtatcttttgcagatattttgttgtttgagtatgagtagatcatgcgtgtagaggtcgtaaattataataaaaatatattcccttatgcattatactttacaagcctcaattagttaatttgtgttttatctgtttcttacaaataaatacctaagtcaaatcgacggattaagatttatagctaaagcttggtatgtactaaactgaggcgtacagtgcgtttatttatacagttttttttatccgtaataaataaatataaataatgccattaatagttaacttataaaattaaagtacctactagcttcatatactactacaaatgtgttatttttcgaaattcgaagttttctcaatcattacgtgggaatatcatcattattagggttccgtacctcaaaaggaaaaaacggaacccttataggatcactcgtgcgtctgtctgtctgtctgtccgtctgtcacagcctattttctcggaaacgactgaaccaattaagttgaaatttggtgtatatatgtaagtttgtgacccaaagacggacatgtaacgtaaacaaattaatttaaacctacaataaacttaatagtaagtttttccgtaaataaaaatacgataggccgttttgctagttcttaatcgattaaaattattttaaactacaaaaacaatgttttttaacaggtactattcatacatacaacgttataggtaataggtagcttatgatctattatttattgtttcgagatggaatggaacattattcaaaacgtaaaacttgaatgacattataatatgtcggttagaaaacatttatttatttatttcaaatgaagttttctcaaacatacgtatattatagtataatatatgcggatattatcattacattcattgtaatagaccgcaaaataccgtgttgcgctcgctaatgcgcgtcgcaaccaaatcagcgctctgcagttatttattctttggccacaataactccgatattatagcactttgcttgtgcataagcgtacatagtgcaaggaaggcacggagcgacgagcgacacagcctcctcgtctcaaagctggcacacgactgccggccacgccattttcaggctgcatacgcatgaaatgtggaaaaacgttcgatttcttaagaaaatattttttgattaagaaaagctatgttgcatttgtagaacctgttaaaacatttttgttagtttaaaaataattttaatcgattaagccgtttagaagttataagcaaagttagccgcaaaacggcctgtcgtgttatttttttttcggtgaaactacaattTTCAGGaagaaagtcaaatgttgcgattgttgtccatagaatgaagatgcatatatatttttttcataatttttggttgactcatttagaagttataagctctaaaaagtaacagtttttagccaaaaactgcgcgaagcgccttaaggcCATTATTGTGCTTAGCATtgttctagttttttgccacgGTTCTCTATTGGCTATAGGAGCCTGGGGTTTCCGGGTTTCACCCCCTTTTTACCCTCTTAATGGATGATTTTCGTAATACAAACTATGCTATGTCCTTTCCTGGGACTCAAATTGTCCCCACACGGTCTACACCAAACTTCATCGGTGGATATAGGaatcttaaaacaaaaaaaaaatcactggACTGGATCAACCTTTATAGTATATAttggtatatttttataaataatataaataatacatatttctgAATTAGTTCGCGCGATGAGTAGTCTGCCGAATGATAGTCTCATGCATAGTGGATTTGCTTTAATAATTCGTGAAGgtaatcaaaattaataaaagttaaaaatatatataacctCTTTGATGAAAGTGTACACAATCTCAATCAATATTGATCTGTCAATTAATGGGTCACCAATCATCCGTGACTTTGACAGGCCGTTGTAAATAAAGGTGAATATTGGACCAGCTTTATCACGTggtcatatatttattattcagtaGTCTCACTTTTACTGCTTAAAATAACTATGTAGTTTCCGATTTGAATATAATGCTTGCGGTATTGGCGGAACTTCTTTATAATACCtgaggaaaaaaataataattagtgaAATTAAACTGATTTTCAGGTGAACCAGTACAAGTGCACTGCTAACGGTGTACCACTCCACTGCTAGAATGCTAGTGATACTTGCACCACCCAGTCATATATAACTACTTCATTCTggtataattataaattgtacGATGTCAGCCGTATATAAATGTCGATTTATTATGTAGGGCTTACCTCACGTAACCTCCTAGATGCGAAACAGATTTGTCATTCAGAGGAAACAGTAACGGCGCTCCGAGGCCTTGCTGCACCTTTATGAAGTATCTGACACTGCTGGGAATCAGTGCACCTGCAACAGAACTTTGTTAAAATCCTTGAGACTATTTCGTTGTTGTAGTTATTCTATCCTAGTTTACCTTTTGCATCGTATCTGTACTTGCGCAGCAGCGATTGCATCGTCGGATGAATGTTAGAACGTACTACGATCGCACACGGCTGCAAAATGAAAGTAAATTGATCCAGTAAACCCATCGAGAAATGTTTCCGTATTTCTCGGATTGTCTTTccgtatcaaaaaaaaaaattaaataaaaggcaTGCATAAGCCCTGTGCGCTTACTCTGACTTTTGTGACCAACGGGCAAGTCATACAACTTGCAAAACCTGGTGTAGATTCTACCCTCCCTACCTCCTTCCCTGTTTTGTACCAACGAGATTCTCGAAGTTAATGTGCGAATTacatttgatatatttattttatctgtgcTCTTTTTCAACGGAAAACATTGCAATAAAACCGACCGGAGCTAGTTTCCCCCTGTACATATTTCGGTAAGTCAGATAGCCGTCGCCTTTGTTAAAAAATGCAGCGGCCTACTGTAGGATGCAACCGTGAAAGCGCTATAATGAGGAGGATTGGAAGTGAGATATTAAAATTGACCACAATCGCGTACGGCAGCGGCAGCAAAGTGGATCAAAACAAAGTGGATCCGATAAATCAATCGAGCAATTTCTAAAGCAAACAGTGTTCTATCAAGGCCACCCACTTTTCACTCGTGTCTGGTTTCACATGTTTTATCAACTCTATTGCTAAAGAAAATAGCGTTGTGAGGTTAGGTTATACAGAATATCTTATTAGATTTCTCTGTACCATTTTTTGTGGGATACCCGAGTGTGCCAATGTTTGAGCGGGTTAAGCGACGTTTACTAGGGAATTTGGATAATAGGTGATCAAAATACCTTGGTGACGTATACGTGTACGATATGTAATACCTAAATAACATAGCTAATATAGTCCCATGCTCCGAATCAGAGTTTTAGAAGATAGAATTTAAATAGATACGAGAGTAAATTAACTTAGGAGAAAGTAGTTTAAATTAAGTTGATAATAATCTCgtcaatataaaaaatacgttaatgCAGACTTCACGTTCTGTGTCATCATTCGCTAGAACACTAAAACAGGTGTACATGGTCCACTAAACCATTTTTCTCTTTATACCTCTTTAAGTTTCTCCAGTAGTTTTGTGTTGTTCTCGGAACTGTCTAATATTTCTTTTTCATTGGATTCTAACGCCATTTCTTTTCCATTATCATCCTTGTCTTCATCAGATGATTTCGATTCAGAGGCGAAATTAAAAAATGGATATCGCAGAGTCGAGTCTTCATTGAATGTAATCACGTCTCTTTTGTAATTCCTCGATATCATCctctaaaataaagaaattgaaatttatgaataaaaaaacaccTATCTGAAACACTTATATTAACTTATAAAAAGTTTGAAATGCCATTTTGTCAGTTGTAAATTATTCAAAACTATGTTGTTGCAATTGCATGTGTTTAACCACAAAAAAatagtaagtatattattttatccgGACAAGTTAGTCGAGTGTTCTTTTTATTATGGCTAACTAAGATATTCATCCAGGTTCTAGGCCAATTCTCAGACCACCTCAGTATCACGGtggtttttaaaaacaaacacgtctcataaaaatacttacattttcGACACACAAAAGTCTAGCTAAGACAAGAAGAACCGTAGCGATCTGCATGGCTACCACGAATGGGTCGATTTTTCGGGTCAGGTTGGTTGGCGATTTAGTAAACACGAGGctagtttacttttaatttGAGATCTCGTAGCAACATTCGACGTCTATAccgt is part of the Cydia strobilella chromosome 17, ilCydStro3.1, whole genome shotgun sequence genome and harbors:
- the LOC134748864 gene encoding uncharacterized protein LOC134748864, whose product is MQIATVLLVLARLLCVENRMISRNYKRDVITFNEDSTLRYPFFNFASESKSSDEDKDDNGKEMALESNEKEILDSSENNTKLLEKLKEPCAIVVRSNIHPTMQSLLRKYRYDAKGALIPSSVRYFIKVQQGLGAPLLFPLNDKSVSHLGGYVRYYKEVPPIPQALYSNRKLHSYFKQ